A stretch of the Limisphaera ngatamarikiensis genome encodes the following:
- a CDS encoding LpxI family protein, which produces MAGVAASGAPPRLDVLGLIAGNRSLPILLAQQVKSAGVGRLVAVGFEGETDPSLARWVDDLAWVRVGQLERLIRVLRERGVRYCVMAGQIAPKRLYEVRPDLRALGLLMRLKERNAHTIFGAVIEELRREGIEVLEATPWLRPLMKGPGYRLGPDPTPEQMEDVRFGYRVAREVARLEIGQLVVVKQGTVLAVEAFEGTDRCLLRGGELAGPGGGAVAVKVAKEGHDMRFDIPCVGPGTLESCARAGVAVFAFEAGRSLVLEEQTCGELARRHKISFLTVGPA; this is translated from the coding sequence ATGGCCGGGGTTGCCGCGTCCGGGGCACCGCCCCGCCTGGACGTATTGGGGTTGATTGCCGGGAACCGGTCGCTCCCGATTCTTTTGGCGCAGCAGGTGAAGTCGGCCGGGGTGGGTCGGCTGGTGGCGGTGGGGTTTGAGGGGGAGACCGACCCGTCCCTGGCCCGGTGGGTGGACGACCTGGCCTGGGTGCGAGTGGGTCAGTTGGAGCGGCTGATCCGGGTTCTGCGGGAACGCGGGGTACGGTACTGCGTGATGGCGGGGCAGATCGCCCCCAAACGGCTCTATGAGGTTCGACCGGATCTGCGTGCCCTGGGCCTCTTGATGCGGTTGAAGGAGAGAAATGCGCACACAATTTTCGGTGCGGTCATTGAGGAGTTGCGCCGGGAGGGGATCGAGGTTTTGGAGGCCACGCCATGGCTGCGACCGCTGATGAAGGGGCCCGGGTACCGGTTGGGGCCGGACCCGACGCCGGAGCAGATGGAGGATGTGCGGTTTGGTTATCGCGTGGCCCGCGAGGTTGCCCGGCTGGAGATTGGGCAGTTGGTGGTGGTCAAGCAGGGCACCGTGCTGGCGGTGGAGGCGTTCGAGGGGACGGATCGGTGTTTGTTGCGAGGGGGTGAACTGGCGGGGCCCGGCGGGGGTGCGGTGGCGGTCAAGGTGGCCAAGGAAGGCCACGACATGCGATTTGACATACCCTGCGTGGGGCCGGGAACCTTGGAAAGCTGCGCGCGGGCCGGGGTGGCTGTGTTCGCATTTGAGGCGGGTCGGAGTCTGGTGCTTGAAGAGCAGACTTGCGGCGAACTGGCCCGGCGGCACAAGATTAGCTTCCTGACGGTTGGCCCGGCC